The stretch of DNA CAGCATGTAAACGTAACGTTACACTTGATGAAATATGTTGAGCATAGTGAAGCTGAACCAACGCTACATCCACGTTATATCATCAATAATGTTAATTTTATTCCGGCTGATTCAACTGGTTTCCATCTTAGAAAAAGTGTTTTGGAAGACAATACGCTGATTGAGAAAGGAAAATACTTTTCAGCGACAGACTTACAAAAGACCTATAACAACTTCTCTCGGCTTGGTGCAGTGCGTTATACGAATATCAATTTTAGAGAACTTCCTCGCTATGATAGTCTAGTGATAGGTAAGAGCTTTGGTTATACCACCTCTTCTACACATTATTTAGATGCAGATATACAGGTATCAAACAACAAACCTAATACTATCTCTTTCCAACCAGAAGGAACGAATACTGCTGGAGACTTAGGTGCTGCAGCTGTACTTTCTTATCAGAATAGAAACCTCTTTCGAGGTAGTGAACATTTAAGTTTGGAGTTTCGAGCAGCCTTTGAAGCGATTAAAGGACTTGAAGGGTATAAGAATAGTGATTATGAAGAGTATAGCGTACAGGCACATCTTCAATTCCCTCGTTTCTTAGCTCCTTTTGTTTCAAAGAATTTCAAGCGGAAGAGTAGTGCTACCTCAGAAGTCTCAGTAGGTTGGAACCTACAAAATAGGCCTGAGTTCCATCGTCGTGTCTTTTCTTCTGCGTGGAAGTATCATTGGTTAGACCCAAATCGACATCTTACATACGACTTTGATCTACTTAATCTTAGCTACGTGTATATGCCGTGGATTAGTGAGACGTTTAAGCATGATTATCTTGATAATGCAACAACACGTAACGCTATTTTACGATATAATTATCAAGATTTGTTTATCTTGCGGACTGGCTTCGGACTGAATTATAGTTGGGCCAATCAAGCTTTCAGAGCAAAAGTGGAATTGGCAGGTAATGTGTTGAATGGTTTAAGTGGTATCTTCAATTTCAAAAAAAACAGCGAAGGGAAACGAACATTGTTCAACATAGCCTATGCTCAGTATGCTAAGTTCGACTTTGATTATACAAAGGTACTGCGCTTTGACGAACGTAACGCCTTAGCCTTACATGGTGGCTTTGGTATAGCGATTCCTTACGGTAACAGTACCGTACTGCCGTTTGAGAAGCGATACTTCTCGGGTGGTGCAAACTCTGTTCGTGGATGGAGTGTAAGGGAGTTAGGACCAGGTAAGTTTAAGGGAGTTGATGGTCGAATAGACTTCATTAATCAAACTGGTGACATGAAGCTTGACTTAAATGCAGAGTATCGTACGCACCTGTTTTGGAAACTTGATGCGGCAGCGTTTATCGATGCAGGAAATATATGGACATTGCGTGATTATGAAGATCAGCCAGGAGGACAATTCCGTTTCAAAGACTTCTATAACCAGATTGCTGTTGCCTACGGTCTTGGATTACGTCTCAACTTCGATTACTTCATACTTCGTTTTGATGGTGGTATGAAAGCCATAAATCCTGCCTATACAAGTGCGGAGGAACATTATGTTTTATGGCATCCTAATCTGAAGCGAGACTTTACGTTCCATTTTGCGGTAGGGCTTCCATTTTAATCAATTCATAGATATACGGATAATTAATTATTCCTAAAACTAGGGTATCTGAACTGGCAAATATAAACAATAATTTTGTCTATCAAAATACTTTTGTTACATTTGCCTAAAATAAAAAATGATGCTGAAATTTTTATCTTTTGGCAGTGGTAGTAGTGGTAATTGCTATCTTTTATATACTGACACCGATTGTTTGATGATAGATTGTGGTGTTGGTATTCGTTCCTTAAAGAAGCATTTTCACAACTATGGTCTGCAACTAAATATGGTTCATAATGTGCTTATCACCCATGATCATGCCGATCATGTCAAGTCCGTTGGGTCTATTAGCGGTGATTTGCAACTACCGGTATATTCAACAGAGGAAGTTCATAAAGGAATAAGTCAAAACTGGTGTGTAAGACGTAAAGTCGATCCACAATATGTTAGAAACCTAAAAAAGGGAGAGGAAGTTGGTATTGGTGAATTCAAAGTAACACCTTTCGAAGTGCCTCATGATAGTACTGACTGTGTTGGTTATTCAATAGAAAATGATGGTATTCGTTTCACATTAATCACTGATTGTGGACATATCACAGATGAGATAGCACGATTTATTTCTATCAGTAATTTTTTGGTAATAGAGGCAAACCATGAGCCGGAGAAGTTAGCAGCAGGTCCCTACCCACGACATTTGAAGGAGCGTATTAGCGGACCTAATGGTCATCTGAGTAATGAAGCTTGTGCGAAAGCACTCGTTGAGAATGCCTCGCCTGCTTTGCGTCATGTATGGTTATGCCATTTGAGTGATGAGAATAACCATCCTGAACTAGCTAAAAAGACGATAGAAACGGTTTTACGTGATAGTGGTATCATCATTGGAAAAGAGTTCATGCTTGATGTCCTGAAACGTAAAATACCAAGTGAAGTGTACGAGTTATATCCTTAAGGATGCTTTTTTTATCTCGTGTGCAGATGATGTATTTGTTTGTAAATCAACGAGATTTGCCTATACGGATAGTATTGAGCGATGAATGAGATAGCATTTTTTAACTTATAAATTGTGTAATTATTCCAAAATACTTGTAACTTTGCAAACGATATAATTCAATTAAAATTTAGGTTTAACATTATAAACAAAAGCATTATGAAGAAGTACGAATGCGAGACATGTGGTTATATTTATGACCCAGAAGTTGGTGATCCAGATAGTGGCATTGAGCCAGGTACAGCATTTGAGGATATCCCAGACGATTGGGTTTGCCCTCTTTGTGGTGTAGGTAAGGATGATTTCAAGCCTGTTGACGAGTAATCAATTTATAACTATAGAATAAAAAGCCCGCTCATTCGATGAGTGGGCTTTTTCTTTAAGTTCGTCATAGAAGTTGACTAACGAGTGGGAGTCCCAAGAAAGTGTAAAAAGCAAAAACTACATAGCCGATGACAAGAGTGACATTTTGTCCTTACGATATTTAAATAAATATGTGCAAACGTTTTTTAGGGCATGGATTAAAAATGTTTTATAAATTTGTTGTTCTCACATGAAATCGGTATCTTTGCATATAGGTTATTTTAATCATAATAAACTAAAAACGGGAAACGTGAAATATAAATATATCATCATATTGTTGTGTTTTATTCCTTCTTATCTCTTTGCGCAGAATATAGAGATTGGTTCTTGTACAACTAAGGACGGGGGACAATATCATGGTCAGATGTTCCGTGGGAAGCCAAATGGCAGAGGTAAGACTACTTATAAGAATGGTAATGTCTATGAGGGTGATTATATCAAAGGATTACGTCATGGTGATGGTACTTATAAGTTTGCTGACGGTGAGAAATATGTTGGTCAATGGTTCCAAGACCAGCAACACGGACAAGGTGTTTATTATTTTGCTAATGGTAATCGCTATGATGGTCTTTGGTATAAGGATTATCAACAAGGACAAGGTACAATGTATTATTACAATGGTGATAAGTATGTTGGCAATTGGGAGCATGACAAGCGAAATGGTGAAGGGAAATATATTTTTGCCAATGGCGCCTTTTACGAGGGAAGTTGGAAAAACGATATAAAGAACGGGTATGGAAGTTTTAAATGGCCAGATCATTCTTCTTTTACAGGAAATTGGGTGAACAACCTCAAAGAAGGAAAAGGTGTTTATATTTATGCCGATGGTGACGAATATAATGGTGAATGGAAAAATGACCTACAGAATGGAAAAGGCATCTATAAATTCAAAGATGGTGAAAGCTATGACGGAGAATATTTAGATGGTGAGCGTACCGGACAAGGCATCTTCCGTTATAAAAATGGTGATCAATATTCTGGTCATTTCTTGAAGGGACTTAAGTCAGGCTATGGAACAATGTCATGGCATAATGGAGATATTTACACGGGCTACTGGGAAAAAGATATGCAGAACGGACAGGGCAAGTTGACCAAGAAAAATAATGATGTTTATGAGGGGCAATTTAAAAATGGTTTAGTTGAAGGCCTTGTTATTATTCACTATGCTGATGGCAGTAAGTTCCGAGGTAGCTACCATAATGGCAAACGTAATGGGACTGCTGTTGAAGAATCACCTGAAGGCGTGCGTTTTGAGGGTAGCTATCGTGATGACAGACGTGATGGTAAGTTCATTGAGCGTGATAAAAATGGTAATGTGACTGCCAGCGGTTATTACGAAAACGGGAAACGTCATACGAACTAATCTTTACAAAAAATATAACAAATAACATAAAGCTTTTCTACCATGGTAACGAAGAAAATCGCAACAACGAAGACTCCTGTTAAGGATGCTTCTGTAAGAAAGACAAAAGCGAAGGAGCCATCTCATATAGGACTCGTAAAGAATGATCCTTATCTAGCTCCTTATGAGGGTGCTATTCGTGGACGCTACGAACATGCACTTTGGAAGTTGAATCAGCTTACACTGAATGGAAAGATGACCCTCTCTGATTTTGCAAATGGTTATAACTATTATGGTTTGCATCAGACGGCTGATGGTTGGGTATTCCGTGAATGGGCACCTAATGCAACAGAGATTTTCCTTATTGGTGATTTTAATGGTTGGACAGAGCAGAAAGCATATCAGTGTCATAAGATAAAAGGAACTGGGAACTGGGAACTGACACTTCCACATGATGCAATGCGCCACGGACAGTATTACAAGATACGTGTGTATTGGGAAGGTGGTGAAGGAGAGCGTATCCCTGCTTGGGCACAACGTGTTGTTCAAGATGAAACAAGCAAAATATTCTCTGCACAGGTGTGGGCCCCTGAAGCCACATACGTTTGGAAGAAGAAAAGCTTCAAGCCACAAACTTCTCCACTCTTGATTTATGAGTGTCATATCGGTATGGCGCAAGATGAAGAGAAGGTAGGAACGTACAATGAGTTTCGCGAAAAGGTGCTGCCACGTATCATTAAGGACGGATACAATGCTATCCAGATTATGGCAATCCAAGAACATCCTTACTATGGTAGCTTTGGTTATCACGTTAGTTCGTTCTTTGCAGCCAGTTCACGTTTTGGAACTCCTGAGGAGTTGAAAGCGCTGATAGATGAAGCTCATAAGAATGGCATTGCCGTTATTATGGATATTGTTCATTCTCATGCTGTTAAGAATGAGATAGAAGGCTTAGGTAATTTAGCAGGCGATCCTAATCAATACTTCTATCCAGGCGACCGCCATCAACATCCAGCATGGGACTCTCTATGCTTTGACTATGGTAAAGACGAGGTGCTTCATTTCCTTTTGTCTAATTGTAAATATTGGTTGGAGGAGTATCATTTTGATGGTTTCCGTTTCGATGGTGTGACATCAATGCTATATTATAGTCATGGGTTAGGTGAAGCATTCTGTAATTATGCCGATTACTTTAATGGACATCAGGATGATAATGCTATTTGTTATCTAACACTTGCCAATTGTCTTATCCATGAGGTGAACAAGAATGCCATCACCATTGCAGAAGAAGTATCTGGCATGCCAGGTTTAGCTGCAAAGTTTAAGGATGGCGGCTACGGCTTTGATTATCGTATGGCAATGAATGTTCCAGACTACTGGATTAAGACTATCAAAGAGTTGCCTGATGAAGCGTGGAAGCCATCTTCTATCTTCTGGGAGATCAAAAACCGTCGTTCAGATGAGAAGACAATATCTTATTGCGAGTCGCATGACCAAGCATTGGTGGGTGACAAGACCATTATCTTCCGTTTGATAGATGCTGATATGTACTGGCACTTCCGTAAGGGAGACGAAACAGAGATGGTTCATCGCGGTATTGCTCTACATAAGATGATTCGGCTTGCCACGATAGCAGCTATCAATGGTGGTTATTTGAACTTTATGGGAAATGAGTTCGGACACCCTGAGTGGATTGACTTCCCACGTGAAGGCAATGGATGGAGCTATAAGTATGCACGTCGTCAATGGAACTTGGTTGATAATAAAGAATTATGCTATCATCTATTGGGTGATTTCGACCGTGAGATGTTGGAAGTTGTCAAAAGTGAGAAGAAGTTTAATGAGACTCCTATTCAAGAGATATGGCACAATGATGGTGATCAGATATTGGCATTCAGCAGAGGAGAATTGATTTTTGTATTCAATTTCTCACCTATACGTTCTTATTCAGATTATGGGTTCTTGGTACCAGAAGGTTCTTATAACGTAGTCTTAAACACTGACGCTAAAGAGTTCGGTGGTTTTGGATTTGCTGATGACACTGTAGAGCACTTCACGAATGCTGACCCTCTTTATCAGCAAGATCACAAAGGTTGGCTCAAACTTTACATACCAGCGCGTAGTGCTGTTGTATTAAGAAAGAAGTAAAAACAATGATGGAAAGTAAGTTTATGCATGCTGTTTGTACAGTACTATTTTGTTCATTCACATTTTGCTATCTATTTTTCTTCCAAGCAGATGTAATGACAGTAGTACAACATTTGGCTTCTGGAAGGCAAACCTTCTATGACCCATTGTTAGGTGCACTATTGATAACGCTTACTTTAAAGTTGCTCCAAGTGGGCGTAAGCTCATTGGTCAAGTTAAACAAGCGTGGTTTTGGATTGACTTACTTTCCTTCTTTTCTGGTTCTTACAATCATCTCTGATCTACAACCAACATCCAATAGTGTTACATTTGGTAATTGGTTATGGGTTGCTCCATTGTTATTGGTGGTTTATACTTTTGTAATGCTTGCTGTCAAACGCTTCGAACCTTATGAACCCGAACTGCGTAGCTATGGACCATTCTCACAAATAATATGGATTAACCTCTTAATATTTCTTTGTTTCTTTTTATTTACAGGGCTTTTCAGTAATAGTGACCGCTATTTCCATCAACGTGCTAAAGTTGAGGCTTTGATCGACAAGAAAGATTATGCGGGTGCGCTGAATATTGTGCGAATCATGTCACATACTGACTCTGTCACCTCTATGCTTACGGTCTATGCTGTTGCTCGTCGAGGACATTTGTCAGATAGTCTCTTTCATTATCCTTTAATGGGAGGTGCAAGTATATTACGCCCAGGGAAAGTTCATTCGTGGTTATTGCCTGATAGCGTTCTCTATAAGGTAACTTGTAAATCAGCTAATTACCAGCTGGTTGGTTTCTTATTAGATCGTAATCTCTATGACTTCGCCCGTTATCTCCCGCAGTATTACCCTTCTGATAGTCTTCGTCCGCGCTACTATAAGGAAGCACTTAAGATACTATCGCTTAAGAAGCAAGGATTAAGACTGATACCACCTTATGGAAAAGGAAGTTATGCTGCTTATTATTATCAGAGATAGTTTTTCATTTATAGTTAGGAATGAGGTATAGCAATTGAGCATATGCTGTTTTTGTTTATCTTGTTGTTTTAATACAGGTCAACCCTTTTATGTTTCTTCTAATACGCGATTGGTGTTGATAATATACACAATTGGTGCCGATGGTAAAAACGAATGGTGTTGAGCATATGCACTACTTCTTAAATTCATGTTATTCTTTCTTCATGCTAATCTTTTTGAATAAAAAAACCTATCCCCTTTTGCTTTTACAGATTGTAAGCAATGGGAATAGGGATTTTAGTGATTGATTTAGCCGTTATAGATTAAAGAAAATGACTCTTGCAGAGGTTTATTCTGTGAGGGTTATCTCTTTGTTGTTCATGGTGTAGTGGAAGGAGATGGTATAAGAGAGTCCATCTAATATGGTTCTTATATCCTTACTTCTCTTGATAACACCAGTGTAAGTTCTCTTATTATCTAATTTTGAATTAACAATAATCTTATAATCGTAGAGTTGCTCAAGGATATGAGCAATCTCTTTGATTTGCATATTGCTGAATGGAATCATATCGTCATGCCATACCGCGTCGATTGGGGCATAGCTATTTTCAGTCGTAATGGCTTTTGAATCTTTGCTGATAGTAGCTTTCTGGTTTGGATGAAGAACAACTTTTCCCTCTCCGTTGAGTCCAGTAACTTCCAATCTACCTTCTATCAAGCTGATAACTTCTTTTCCATCAGCAGCTTGTCCTTTGAAGTTGAAGGTTGTTCCCAATACCTTTGCTGAAGCCGCATCACTCTTTACTATAAAAGGCTTTTTAGCGTTCTTTGTGACTTTGAATAAGGCTTCACCCTTTAAGTTAACCTTTCGTTCGTTGCCATCAAAGTCTTCTGCATAACTGATGGTTGTTCCTTTATTGAGCCATACAATAGATTTATCCGGTAGCACTACCTTCTTTACCTCATTCATGGCAGTAATCGTGGTTATCTCAGCTGATTGGTATAGGAAGGCAAAGAGTCCTCCTCCAATCAATAATACTGCTACAACGATGGCTGCTGCATAACGGAAGAGGTGGATTCTGCTATTATTAATTGTTTTTTCTTCGTATTCTTTAATCTGGTTGAATAATTTAGTTTCGGCTTCTTCAATTTTCTTAGATGAGGCAATCTGGCTGTTTTTCCCTAAATGGTAAGCTAAATCCATCTCGAAGAATTCCTTTTGGTTTTCCTCCGAGACCGCTAACCATTCTGCCAGCTGCTCCATCTCTTTGGCAGTTGCTTTGCCAACAAGATAGTCTTTTATAATCTTATTATTGATTTCACTCATTCTTTTTTGTTTCAACTGAAGCGAATTTATTTTAATATTTTTGTAAGCTGTTTTACCGCAACTCTTTACTTATAACAACCTAGTTGGCTTTTTTACGTAATAGGAATTAAAAAAAAATGTTATAAAGAATGCTGTCTTGTTTGCTTAGGTGTTCGTTTAACATAGTTTACTCATGGTTGAAATAGAATTCTTTTCATGATAAAAAAACTTTCTTTTCATGGAAATAATTATTTCTTTTCATGAAGAAAAATATTTTTCTTCATGAAAATAATTTCTGCAAGCAGTCATTTTCTCCTTGGAATAGTCTTTACGCGTGTTGTTTCAGTCGTGCTCTTAAGGTCTTTAAAGCCTTGTAGAGATGCACCTCAACCGTACGAATTGAGATACCTAATTGCTCTGCTATCTCCTTGTTTTTCTTGTCGTGCTGGTAACTCAGTATGAAAACTTCGCGACATTTAGCCGGAAGTTCTCCAATGGCGTCGTTGATTTGCTTTCTTGTCTCCAGTCCTTCAATATAGCCCATCACGTCATTAGCCTCTGGGTTATAGTAATCTAACTTGAACTGCGTAACCTTCTTTACGCTGTCAGCATGATTGTTTACAATGGTGCGATGCTTAATGACATTCAGGGCACGAGTATAGACAATTCGATAGAGGAAAGCCTTAATATGGCTTTCGTCTTCAATATCTTCTTTGCGTTTCCACAACTCCATGAAAGCTTCCTGCACGATATCCTCTGCCTCATCGTCTTGTACAAGCCGAGTAGCATAAAAGGAGAGGGAGGGATATAATGCCCTAAATATCTGGCGGAACCTTTGCTCTGGTAATGTCATTGTCTATTTTTTAGCCCTGCTGTATCCAGTTCTATCCTATCTACAATTTTATCTTTTGCGAGGGTGTTTACAGGAGATTTTGTATTTATGAACAAAGATACACTTTTTATATCTGTTTAGACGAACGAGCGGGTTAATTTATGTGAAATGGGCATAAGCCATCTTTATTAAATAAAGATAATTGTCTATCTTTGTGTGTATAAACTCAATGTGTTGTTAGTGTATTGTAAAATAATACTATTTGAACTGATTTCATGGTGATAGTTGATAGTCCGAAAGTATTACTTTTCCTCAGAACGTTTATGTGTGCCTTTCTTTTGATGATAGGTGTACATAGTACTTCTGCACAGGTGTCACTAACAACTAATCAAACTGATTTAAGGACTGTTATACAACGAATTAAAACTAAAACTAAGTATCGTTTCTTCTACGATGATGCACTTGGTAAACAGAAGGTTAATGCTGTTTCTATAAGTAATTTACCTATTGATTTCGTGTTGAGTAGGCTCTTTGAAAATACAGGGATAACTTATAAAATTATTGATAATATTATCTATCTAAAGAAGGAAAAAGCAGCTATAAAATATCGATATACGAATAGCACGGAACCAACTTACCAACAACGTAAGAGAGAGGAACCTGTTATACCAACGCTCTATACCTTTAATGGGAAGGTGCAAGATGTAGCGGGTAATCCTATTATTGGTGCAACCATTATGGTAAAGGGTAGTTCTAAGGTTCGTGCATTGTCTGATTTAGAGGGTAAATTTATTTTGAAATCAGAAAAGCCAAACCCTATTTTGGTTATATCTTGCATTGGTTTTGATGCAATAGAAAAGTATATAGAGAATAGTGATCATCAGTTATTTGTTTTGAAGGAGAGTTCCTTTGAGTTAGCGACAGTCTTTGTAACAGCCTTAGGTATCAGCCGTTCGGGTACAGCCCTGAACTATAATGTCAAGCAGATGGAGGGTGAAGAGCTAAACAAGGTGAAGACAACTAATTTTGCAAACGCTTTGGCAGGCAGAATGGCAGGCGTTTCTGTCAATGAATCAGCTGCCGGAATGGGAGGCGCAGTACGTGTGGTAATGCGTGGGCCGAAGTCTTTGGCACAGAGCAACCAACCTCTTTACGTGATTGATGGTATTCCTATCAATAATCGTAGTAACGATGATATCAAAGGAGGTATCTATTCGTCGCAGCCAGGCGCAGAGGGTATTTCTGATATCAATCTTGATGATATAGAGAGTGTGTCAGTGCTCAGTGGTGCAGCAGCAGCGGCTCTCTATGGGTCGGCAGCAGCGCAGGGTGCGGTGATGATAAAGACTAAGTCAGGCAGAGTAGGTAAAACTTCTGTGGAGTTTTCTACAAGTACACAGTTTCTCTCTTCTTTTGTATTACCAGAATTTCAGAATGAATACGGCAATCGTACTAATGAGATGAAGTCATGGGGGACGAAAAATGCTTCAGGTACTGGTAGTTACACGCCTAACGACTTCTTCCGTACAGGAGTAAACTTTACGAATAATGCAACAGTGATGTCAGGGACAGAGCACAATCAAGTCTATCTTTCTTTGGGTTCCTCTACAGTGCGTGGTATCATTCCGAATAATGTTTTTGAACGTTATAATCTTACATTCAAGAATGTTTTTACGGCATTACAAGATAAATTAAGGCTGACTTTCTCTTTCAAGTTTGTTAGAGAAAATGATAGGAATATGTTGGCGCAGGGGCAATACTTCAATCCGCTGACATCTGTCTATCTCTTCCCACGTGGAGAAAGCTTTGATGCTATTAAGGAGTTTGAAACTTATGATGCAGTACGCAATATCAATTTGCAGAACTGGAACTATGGAGATGACTTGAAGATGCAAAACCCTTATTGGGTTACTAATCGTATGTTGAAGACAACGAAGCGTAATAGATACCTCACTGACTTTGGTGTGAAGTATCATTTTACGACTTGGTTAGCCCTTGAAGGAAGACTCCGTTGGGATGAAGCTGTAAACAAATTGGAAGACAAACGATATGCTTCAACGCTTGATATTTTTGCTCACTCGCCTTACGGATATTATAGTTACAGTAAGCTAAATGACCGTTCTTTCTATGCAGATGTTATGGCTGATGTCTCTAAACGATGGGGCGACTTGTCGCTTGTTGCTAATGTAGGTACGGCTTTCACTAATAAATCTTATGATATTGCTGGTTTTCAAGGAGGGTTAAAGGCTCCTTCGAATATTTTTACTCCTAACGGCATCGACTATAGTAGAGTGTCAAGTGATAATCGGCCAATCTTTGATATAACGCGTCATGCAATTCATTCGGTACTTGGAAGTGTAGAGTTAGGCTGGCAAGAACGTGTTTATCTCACGATGACAGGACGTAACGACTGGGATTCGTCGTTGAGTAATACAGCTCAGCAGTCCTTCTTCTATCCTTCTGTGGGTATGTCGGCTATTCTCTCAAAGATGCTTAGGTTGCCAAAGTTTGTTGATTTCTTGAAGTTCCGTACTTCGTGGGCTTCAGTTGGATCCGCTATCTCTCCTAATATTTCATCCTCATGGCGTTATGAGTATATCCCTTCAACAGGTACTTACCATACGGTCACCTATAAGTTTCCTGATAACTTCTATCCTGAGCGTACAAACTCATGGGAAGTTGGTATGACGGCTCATTTGTTTAAGGAAACCATGTCAATGAAGTTTACGCTTTACCAATCGGACACGAAGAATCAGACCTTCCTTCGTCAAATTACGCTTGGTGGTGCTTTTAATCGTGAGTACATACAAGCTGGAGATGTACGGAACAGAGGATTAGAGTTGAGTGTAGGCTATAATAAGAAGTGGAAGAATCTTCGCTGGGAGACGAATATGACTTATAGTACAAATGATAATCAGATTGTACGATTACTTGACAATCCTAACGAAACGCTCCGACAAGGTGGGCTAAATGGATGTGAAGTGATATTGACACAAGGTGGTACGATGGGTGATCTCTATACATTCACTGATTTTAAGCGTGATGCACAAGGGAATATTCTCGTCAATGCTGATGGGCAGGTGATGCAGATGGAGTTGTCATCACCAAATTTAGTTGGATCCGTTTTGCCGAAAGCACATCTTGGATTGAAAAATAATTTCACATGGAAGAGATTTGAGTTAGGGATGCTGATAACGGCCCGTTTAGGTGGAGTCTGCGTGTCACAGACACAAGCTTTCATGGATT from Prevotella scopos JCM 17725 encodes:
- a CDS encoding SusC/RagA family TonB-linked outer membrane protein — its product is MVIVDSPKVLLFLRTFMCAFLLMIGVHSTSAQVSLTTNQTDLRTVIQRIKTKTKYRFFYDDALGKQKVNAVSISNLPIDFVLSRLFENTGITYKIIDNIIYLKKEKAAIKYRYTNSTEPTYQQRKREEPVIPTLYTFNGKVQDVAGNPIIGATIMVKGSSKVRALSDLEGKFILKSEKPNPILVISCIGFDAIEKYIENSDHQLFVLKESSFELATVFVTALGISRSGTALNYNVKQMEGEELNKVKTTNFANALAGRMAGVSVNESAAGMGGAVRVVMRGPKSLAQSNQPLYVIDGIPINNRSNDDIKGGIYSSQPGAEGISDINLDDIESVSVLSGAAAAALYGSAAAQGAVMIKTKSGRVGKTSVEFSTSTQFLSSFVLPEFQNEYGNRTNEMKSWGTKNASGTGSYTPNDFFRTGVNFTNNATVMSGTEHNQVYLSLGSSTVRGIIPNNVFERYNLTFKNVFTALQDKLRLTFSFKFVRENDRNMLAQGQYFNPLTSVYLFPRGESFDAIKEFETYDAVRNINLQNWNYGDDLKMQNPYWVTNRMLKTTKRNRYLTDFGVKYHFTTWLALEGRLRWDEAVNKLEDKRYASTLDIFAHSPYGYYSYSKLNDRSFYADVMADVSKRWGDLSLVANVGTAFTNKSYDIAGFQGGLKAPSNIFTPNGIDYSRVSSDNRPIFDITRHAIHSVLGSVELGWQERVYLTMTGRNDWDSSLSNTAQQSFFYPSVGMSAILSKMLRLPKFVDFLKFRTSWASVGSAISPNISSSWRYEYIPSTGTYHTVTYKFPDNFYPERTNSWEVGMTAHLFKETMSMKFTLYQSDTKNQTFLRQITLGGAFNREYIQAGDVRNRGLELSVGYNKKWKNLRWETNMTYSTNDNQIVRLLDNPNETLRQGGLNGCEVILTQGGTMGDLYTFTDFKRDAQGNILVNADGQVMQMELSSPNLVGSVLPKAHLGLKNNFTWKRFELGMLITARLGGVCVSQTQAFMDSYGVSKKTARLRNNGGVTVGNQLVSTENFYTIVGGDTPIWGEYVYSASNVRIKELYLGYTFDKLIRGAKVSIALTARNLLMLYCKAPFDPEATPSTDIYYQGFDYFMQPSQRSLGFSINVKL